One segment of Brienomyrus brachyistius isolate T26 unplaced genomic scaffold, BBRACH_0.4 scaffold50, whole genome shotgun sequence DNA contains the following:
- the LOC125723628 gene encoding putative methyltransferase-like protein 7A, which yields MGILMNAFRLFFQMLSLPLQLLELLGIYGAYKRIFPFLIYKMSVSYNKKMHEQKKELFRDLAEFARDGRALRLLEIGCGSGSNFQYYPRGCTVVCTDPNPHFKKYLQNSVASSDHLKFEKFVVASGEDLREVEDGSVDVVVCTLVLCTVKDTTQVLAEVRRVLRPGGALFFMEHVVSDPSTWTFFMQHVLQPLWYYFGDGCEVTRDTWKDLEASRFSELKLRHIQAPLFFLIKPHIVGYAVK from the exons ATGGGCATTTTAATGAACGCGTTTCGGCTTTTTTTCCAAATGTTAAGCCTCCCATTGCAGTTACTGGAACTGTTAGGGATATACGGCGCATATAAGCGCATCTTCCCGTTCTTGATTTATAAAATGTCAGTTTCGTACAACAAGAAAATGCATGAGCAGAAAAAGGAACTGTTCCGAGACTTAGCGGAGTTCGCCAGGGATGGCAGGGCGTTGCGGCTGCTGGAGATCGGCTGTGGAAGCGGGAGCAACTTCCAGTACTACCCCCGCGGCTGCACGGTAGTGTGCACAGACCCGAACCCCCATTTCAAGAAGTATTTGCAGAATAGTGTCGCCAGTAGCGATCACCTGAAGTTTGAGAAGTTCGTGGTGGCCTCAGGCGAAGATCTGCGGGAGGTGGAGGACGGCTCGGTGGACGTAGTGGTGTGCACACTGGTGCTGTGCACCGTCAAGGACACGACGCAAGTGCTGGCCGAAGTGCGCCGCGTATTACGGCCT GGTGGCGCCCTGTTTTTCATGGAACACGTTGTGTCGGATCCATCCACCTGGACCTTCTTCATGCAGCATGTTCTCCAGCCTCTTTGGTATTACTTTGGAGATGGCTGCGAAGTTACGAGAGATACATGGAAGGACCTGGAAGCCTCCAGGTTCTCAGAGCTCAAATTAAGGCACATTCAAGCACCTCTTTTCTTCCTTATAAAACCACACATTGTCGGTTATGCTGTCAAGTGA
- the atf1 gene encoding cyclic AMP-dependent transcription factor ATF-1 isoform X6, whose translation MSLGGSPVTVLQLPGGQFQVQGVIQSAQSSVIQSPQGQSDSDDSQESSDSAASSHKSRELLARRPSYRKILNDLSSEEVASRNEGEEESAASTAMTTVTVPTPIYQTSTGQYIAIAPNGTIQLTSPGEGVQGLQTLTMTNSGSAQPGTTILQYAQTPDGQQILVPSNQVVVQSAGGEVQTYQIRTAPTTSSIPQTVVMTSPVSIPSQSTKTDDPQIKREIRLAKNREAARECRRKKKEYVKCLENRVAVLENQNKTLIEELKTLKDLYCVKTG comes from the exons ATGTCCCTTGGCGGTTCCCCGGTGACTGTGTTGCAGCTCCCTGGGGGTCAATTCCAGGTCCAAGGGGTGATCCAGTCTGCCCAGTCATCTGTCATCCAGTCCCCTCAG GGTCAGTCGGATAGTGATGACTCCCAGGAGTCCTCAGACAGTGCTGCCTCATCTCACAAGTCCCGAGAGCTCTTAGCCAGACGCCCCTCCTACAG GAAGATTCTGAATGACCTCTCGTCGGAGGAGGTGGCATCTCGAAACgagggggaggaggagagtGCAGCATCCACAGCCATGACCACTGTCACTGTCCCCACTCCAATCTACCAGACCAGCACGGGCCAGTACA TTGCGATCGCACCTAATGGCACCATCCAGCTGACCAGTCCAGGTGAAGGCGTGCAGGGTCTGCAGACGCTCACCATGACCAACTCGGGCTCGGCACAGCCAGGCACTACCATCCTTCAGTATGCACAGACTCCGGACGGCCAGCAGATTCTGGTGCCCAGCAACCAGGTGGTGGTGCAGA GTGCTGGAGGAGAGGTTCAGACCTACCAGATCCGCACGGCACCCACCACCAGCTCCATCCCCCAAACGGTGGTCATGACTTCCCCCGTGAGCATCCCCTCCCAGAGCACCAAGACGGATGACCCCCAGATAAAGCGAGAGATCAGACTGGCCAAGAACAG GGAGGCAGCACGTGAGTGTCGGCGAAAGAAAAAGGAGTATGTGAAGTGTCTGGAGAATCGCGTGGCCGTGCTGGAGAACCAAAACAAGACGCTGATCGAGGAGCTCAAGACATTAAAGGACCTTTACTGCGTCAAGACAGGGTAA
- the atf1 gene encoding cyclic AMP-dependent transcription factor ATF-1 isoform X2 translates to MLVIYLESGCASAFKSNMEFNLDGLMMMEGVQQSSTNGNDSQTITIPTTISASQISHIAQQMSLGGSPVTVLQLPGGQFQVQGVIQSAQSSVIQSPQGQSDSDDSQESSDSAASSHKSRELLARRPSYRKILNDLSSEEVASRNEGEEESAASTAMTTVTVPTPIYQTSTGQYIAIAPNGTIQLTSPGEGVQGLQTLTMTNSGSAQPGTTILQYAQTPDGQQILVPSNQVVVQSAGGEVQTYQIRTAPTTSSIPQTVVMTSPVSIPSQSTKTDDPQIKREIRLAKNREAARECRRKKKEYVKCLENRVAVLENQNKTLIEELKTLKDLYCVKTG, encoded by the exons TGATGATGGAGGGGGTGCAGCAGAGCAGCACCAATGGCAACGATTCCCAGACCATCACCATCCCCACCACCATCAGCGCCTCCCAGATCTCCCATATTGCACAGCAG ATGTCCCTTGGCGGTTCCCCGGTGACTGTGTTGCAGCTCCCTGGGGGTCAATTCCAGGTCCAAGGGGTGATCCAGTCTGCCCAGTCATCTGTCATCCAGTCCCCTCAG GGTCAGTCGGATAGTGATGACTCCCAGGAGTCCTCAGACAGTGCTGCCTCATCTCACAAGTCCCGAGAGCTCTTAGCCAGACGCCCCTCCTACAG GAAGATTCTGAATGACCTCTCGTCGGAGGAGGTGGCATCTCGAAACgagggggaggaggagagtGCAGCATCCACAGCCATGACCACTGTCACTGTCCCCACTCCAATCTACCAGACCAGCACGGGCCAGTACA TTGCGATCGCACCTAATGGCACCATCCAGCTGACCAGTCCAGGTGAAGGCGTGCAGGGTCTGCAGACGCTCACCATGACCAACTCGGGCTCGGCACAGCCAGGCACTACCATCCTTCAGTATGCACAGACTCCGGACGGCCAGCAGATTCTGGTGCCCAGCAACCAGGTGGTGGTGCAGA GTGCTGGAGGAGAGGTTCAGACCTACCAGATCCGCACGGCACCCACCACCAGCTCCATCCCCCAAACGGTGGTCATGACTTCCCCCGTGAGCATCCCCTCCCAGAGCACCAAGACGGATGACCCCCAGATAAAGCGAGAGATCAGACTGGCCAAGAACAG GGAGGCAGCACGTGAGTGTCGGCGAAAGAAAAAGGAGTATGTGAAGTGTCTGGAGAATCGCGTGGCCGTGCTGGAGAACCAAAACAAGACGCTGATCGAGGAGCTCAAGACATTAAAGGACCTTTACTGCGTCAAGACAGGGTAA
- the atf1 gene encoding cyclic AMP-dependent transcription factor ATF-1 isoform X4 encodes MMEGVQQSSTNGNDSQTITIPTTISASQISHIAQQMSLGGSPVTVLQLPGGQFQVQGVIQSAQSSVIQSPQVQASQGQSDSDDSQESSDSAASSHKSRELLARRPSYRKILNDLSSEEVASRNEGEEESAASTAMTTVTVPTPIYQTSTGQYIAIAPNGTIQLTSPGEGVQGLQTLTMTNSGSAQPGTTILQYAQTPDGQQILVPSNQVVVQSAGGEVQTYQIRTAPTTSSIPQTVVMTSPVSIPSQSTKTDDPQIKREIRLAKNREAARECRRKKKEYVKCLENRVAVLENQNKTLIEELKTLKDLYCVKTG; translated from the exons ATGATGGAGGGGGTGCAGCAGAGCAGCACCAATGGCAACGATTCCCAGACCATCACCATCCCCACCACCATCAGCGCCTCCCAGATCTCCCATATTGCACAGCAG ATGTCCCTTGGCGGTTCCCCGGTGACTGTGTTGCAGCTCCCTGGGGGTCAATTCCAGGTCCAAGGGGTGATCCAGTCTGCCCAGTCATCTGTCATCCAGTCCCCTCAGGTACAGGCTAGCCAG GGTCAGTCGGATAGTGATGACTCCCAGGAGTCCTCAGACAGTGCTGCCTCATCTCACAAGTCCCGAGAGCTCTTAGCCAGACGCCCCTCCTACAG GAAGATTCTGAATGACCTCTCGTCGGAGGAGGTGGCATCTCGAAACgagggggaggaggagagtGCAGCATCCACAGCCATGACCACTGTCACTGTCCCCACTCCAATCTACCAGACCAGCACGGGCCAGTACA TTGCGATCGCACCTAATGGCACCATCCAGCTGACCAGTCCAGGTGAAGGCGTGCAGGGTCTGCAGACGCTCACCATGACCAACTCGGGCTCGGCACAGCCAGGCACTACCATCCTTCAGTATGCACAGACTCCGGACGGCCAGCAGATTCTGGTGCCCAGCAACCAGGTGGTGGTGCAGA GTGCTGGAGGAGAGGTTCAGACCTACCAGATCCGCACGGCACCCACCACCAGCTCCATCCCCCAAACGGTGGTCATGACTTCCCCCGTGAGCATCCCCTCCCAGAGCACCAAGACGGATGACCCCCAGATAAAGCGAGAGATCAGACTGGCCAAGAACAG GGAGGCAGCACGTGAGTGTCGGCGAAAGAAAAAGGAGTATGTGAAGTGTCTGGAGAATCGCGTGGCCGTGCTGGAGAACCAAAACAAGACGCTGATCGAGGAGCTCAAGACATTAAAGGACCTTTACTGCGTCAAGACAGGGTAA
- the atf1 gene encoding cyclic AMP-dependent transcription factor ATF-1 isoform X5, with amino-acid sequence MSLGGSPVTVLQLPGGQFQVQGVIQSAQSSVIQSPQVQASQGQSDSDDSQESSDSAASSHKSRELLARRPSYRKILNDLSSEEVASRNEGEEESAASTAMTTVTVPTPIYQTSTGQYIAIAPNGTIQLTSPGEGVQGLQTLTMTNSGSAQPGTTILQYAQTPDGQQILVPSNQVVVQSAGGEVQTYQIRTAPTTSSIPQTVVMTSPVSIPSQSTKTDDPQIKREIRLAKNREAARECRRKKKEYVKCLENRVAVLENQNKTLIEELKTLKDLYCVKTG; translated from the exons ATGTCCCTTGGCGGTTCCCCGGTGACTGTGTTGCAGCTCCCTGGGGGTCAATTCCAGGTCCAAGGGGTGATCCAGTCTGCCCAGTCATCTGTCATCCAGTCCCCTCAGGTACAGGCTAGCCAG GGTCAGTCGGATAGTGATGACTCCCAGGAGTCCTCAGACAGTGCTGCCTCATCTCACAAGTCCCGAGAGCTCTTAGCCAGACGCCCCTCCTACAG GAAGATTCTGAATGACCTCTCGTCGGAGGAGGTGGCATCTCGAAACgagggggaggaggagagtGCAGCATCCACAGCCATGACCACTGTCACTGTCCCCACTCCAATCTACCAGACCAGCACGGGCCAGTACA TTGCGATCGCACCTAATGGCACCATCCAGCTGACCAGTCCAGGTGAAGGCGTGCAGGGTCTGCAGACGCTCACCATGACCAACTCGGGCTCGGCACAGCCAGGCACTACCATCCTTCAGTATGCACAGACTCCGGACGGCCAGCAGATTCTGGTGCCCAGCAACCAGGTGGTGGTGCAGA GTGCTGGAGGAGAGGTTCAGACCTACCAGATCCGCACGGCACCCACCACCAGCTCCATCCCCCAAACGGTGGTCATGACTTCCCCCGTGAGCATCCCCTCCCAGAGCACCAAGACGGATGACCCCCAGATAAAGCGAGAGATCAGACTGGCCAAGAACAG GGAGGCAGCACGTGAGTGTCGGCGAAAGAAAAAGGAGTATGTGAAGTGTCTGGAGAATCGCGTGGCCGTGCTGGAGAACCAAAACAAGACGCTGATCGAGGAGCTCAAGACATTAAAGGACCTTTACTGCGTCAAGACAGGGTAA
- the atf1 gene encoding cyclic AMP-dependent transcription factor ATF-1 isoform X1, with protein sequence MLVIYLESGCASAFKSNMEFNLDGLMMMEGVQQSSTNGNDSQTITIPTTISASQISHIAQQMSLGGSPVTVLQLPGGQFQVQGVIQSAQSSVIQSPQVQASQGQSDSDDSQESSDSAASSHKSRELLARRPSYRKILNDLSSEEVASRNEGEEESAASTAMTTVTVPTPIYQTSTGQYIAIAPNGTIQLTSPGEGVQGLQTLTMTNSGSAQPGTTILQYAQTPDGQQILVPSNQVVVQSAGGEVQTYQIRTAPTTSSIPQTVVMTSPVSIPSQSTKTDDPQIKREIRLAKNREAARECRRKKKEYVKCLENRVAVLENQNKTLIEELKTLKDLYCVKTG encoded by the exons TGATGATGGAGGGGGTGCAGCAGAGCAGCACCAATGGCAACGATTCCCAGACCATCACCATCCCCACCACCATCAGCGCCTCCCAGATCTCCCATATTGCACAGCAG ATGTCCCTTGGCGGTTCCCCGGTGACTGTGTTGCAGCTCCCTGGGGGTCAATTCCAGGTCCAAGGGGTGATCCAGTCTGCCCAGTCATCTGTCATCCAGTCCCCTCAGGTACAGGCTAGCCAG GGTCAGTCGGATAGTGATGACTCCCAGGAGTCCTCAGACAGTGCTGCCTCATCTCACAAGTCCCGAGAGCTCTTAGCCAGACGCCCCTCCTACAG GAAGATTCTGAATGACCTCTCGTCGGAGGAGGTGGCATCTCGAAACgagggggaggaggagagtGCAGCATCCACAGCCATGACCACTGTCACTGTCCCCACTCCAATCTACCAGACCAGCACGGGCCAGTACA TTGCGATCGCACCTAATGGCACCATCCAGCTGACCAGTCCAGGTGAAGGCGTGCAGGGTCTGCAGACGCTCACCATGACCAACTCGGGCTCGGCACAGCCAGGCACTACCATCCTTCAGTATGCACAGACTCCGGACGGCCAGCAGATTCTGGTGCCCAGCAACCAGGTGGTGGTGCAGA GTGCTGGAGGAGAGGTTCAGACCTACCAGATCCGCACGGCACCCACCACCAGCTCCATCCCCCAAACGGTGGTCATGACTTCCCCCGTGAGCATCCCCTCCCAGAGCACCAAGACGGATGACCCCCAGATAAAGCGAGAGATCAGACTGGCCAAGAACAG GGAGGCAGCACGTGAGTGTCGGCGAAAGAAAAAGGAGTATGTGAAGTGTCTGGAGAATCGCGTGGCCGTGCTGGAGAACCAAAACAAGACGCTGATCGAGGAGCTCAAGACATTAAAGGACCTTTACTGCGTCAAGACAGGGTAA
- the atf1 gene encoding cyclic AMP-dependent transcription factor ATF-1 isoform X3: MAAASRLFVAVEGEVMMEGVQQSSTNGNDSQTITIPTTISASQISHIAQQMSLGGSPVTVLQLPGGQFQVQGVIQSAQSSVIQSPQVQASQGQSDSDDSQESSDSAASSHKSRELLARRPSYRKILNDLSSEEVASRNEGEEESAASTAMTTVTVPTPIYQTSTGQYIAIAPNGTIQLTSPGEGVQGLQTLTMTNSGSAQPGTTILQYAQTPDGQQILVPSNQVVVQSAGGEVQTYQIRTAPTTSSIPQTVVMTSPVSIPSQSTKTDDPQIKREIRLAKNREAARECRRKKKEYVKCLENRVAVLENQNKTLIEELKTLKDLYCVKTG; this comes from the exons TGATGATGGAGGGGGTGCAGCAGAGCAGCACCAATGGCAACGATTCCCAGACCATCACCATCCCCACCACCATCAGCGCCTCCCAGATCTCCCATATTGCACAGCAG ATGTCCCTTGGCGGTTCCCCGGTGACTGTGTTGCAGCTCCCTGGGGGTCAATTCCAGGTCCAAGGGGTGATCCAGTCTGCCCAGTCATCTGTCATCCAGTCCCCTCAGGTACAGGCTAGCCAG GGTCAGTCGGATAGTGATGACTCCCAGGAGTCCTCAGACAGTGCTGCCTCATCTCACAAGTCCCGAGAGCTCTTAGCCAGACGCCCCTCCTACAG GAAGATTCTGAATGACCTCTCGTCGGAGGAGGTGGCATCTCGAAACgagggggaggaggagagtGCAGCATCCACAGCCATGACCACTGTCACTGTCCCCACTCCAATCTACCAGACCAGCACGGGCCAGTACA TTGCGATCGCACCTAATGGCACCATCCAGCTGACCAGTCCAGGTGAAGGCGTGCAGGGTCTGCAGACGCTCACCATGACCAACTCGGGCTCGGCACAGCCAGGCACTACCATCCTTCAGTATGCACAGACTCCGGACGGCCAGCAGATTCTGGTGCCCAGCAACCAGGTGGTGGTGCAGA GTGCTGGAGGAGAGGTTCAGACCTACCAGATCCGCACGGCACCCACCACCAGCTCCATCCCCCAAACGGTGGTCATGACTTCCCCCGTGAGCATCCCCTCCCAGAGCACCAAGACGGATGACCCCCAGATAAAGCGAGAGATCAGACTGGCCAAGAACAG GGAGGCAGCACGTGAGTGTCGGCGAAAGAAAAAGGAGTATGTGAAGTGTCTGGAGAATCGCGTGGCCGTGCTGGAGAACCAAAACAAGACGCTGATCGAGGAGCTCAAGACATTAAAGGACCTTTACTGCGTCAAGACAGGGTAA
- the atf1 gene encoding cyclic AMP-dependent transcription factor ATF-1 isoform X7: MTTVTVPTPIYQTSTGQYIAIAPNGTIQLTSPGEGVQGLQTLTMTNSGSAQPGTTILQYAQTPDGQQILVPSNQVVVQSAGGEVQTYQIRTAPTTSSIPQTVVMTSPVSIPSQSTKTDDPQIKREIRLAKNREAARECRRKKKEYVKCLENRVAVLENQNKTLIEELKTLKDLYCVKTG; this comes from the exons ATGACCACTGTCACTGTCCCCACTCCAATCTACCAGACCAGCACGGGCCAGTACA TTGCGATCGCACCTAATGGCACCATCCAGCTGACCAGTCCAGGTGAAGGCGTGCAGGGTCTGCAGACGCTCACCATGACCAACTCGGGCTCGGCACAGCCAGGCACTACCATCCTTCAGTATGCACAGACTCCGGACGGCCAGCAGATTCTGGTGCCCAGCAACCAGGTGGTGGTGCAGA GTGCTGGAGGAGAGGTTCAGACCTACCAGATCCGCACGGCACCCACCACCAGCTCCATCCCCCAAACGGTGGTCATGACTTCCCCCGTGAGCATCCCCTCCCAGAGCACCAAGACGGATGACCCCCAGATAAAGCGAGAGATCAGACTGGCCAAGAACAG GGAGGCAGCACGTGAGTGTCGGCGAAAGAAAAAGGAGTATGTGAAGTGTCTGGAGAATCGCGTGGCCGTGCTGGAGAACCAAAACAAGACGCTGATCGAGGAGCTCAAGACATTAAAGGACCTTTACTGCGTCAAGACAGGGTAA